Below is a window of Bordetella genomosp. 9 DNA.
GCGCAAGGATGGCACGCTCATCGTCACCACGCCGAATACCTGGCACATGAGCTCGCGGCTGCAGTATCTGTTTCGCGGCTTCCATTCCGGCTTTCGCGCCGCCGTCGGCAAGAAGCCCGGCCAATACATTACCTACATCCCCTGGTCCTTCAATCAGCTGCACGTGTTCCTTTCGCACTATGGATTCGTCGACATCACGCTGCACGAGGTCGACGAACCCAAGCCCCGGCATTTCGCGGAACGCCTGGTGGCCATCCCTGCCGTGCTGTATGGACGAGGCAAGCAACGCCGTGCCGACAGCGAAGAGGAAAGCCAGTATTGGCGGCAGCTGGCATCGCCGCAGTCGCTCTATGGACGCTGGCTGGTGGTGTCGGCCCGGTTGCCCTGAGGCGAGGTCTGCGCGTCGGGGTTTGCCTGCTCGCAGTTGCAAGACGGGGTTTGCGCGCGGCTAAACTGCGTGCTCACCATCGATGGAGCAGCACGTGGCCAACCCTGTAAAGACCTGTCCCTGCGGCACCGGCAAGGCTTATGCGGCCTGCTGCGGTCAGTGGCATCGCGGTCCGCGGCACCTGCAGGCCCCCACGGCGGAAGCGCTGATGCGCTCCCGGTATAGCGCCTATGTATTGGACCTGGTCGATTATGTACGCGACACCTGGCACCCAGACACGCGGCCGGAACACGTCGACCCGAATCCGGCCGGCCTGAAATGGCTGGGCCTGGATGTGCGACGCCACGTCGTCCAGGACGAACGCCACGCGCTGGTCGAATTCGTCGCGCGTAGCCGTATGCAAGGCAAGGGCCAACGCATGCACGAAGTCAGCCGCTTCGTCCGCGAAAACGGCGTCTGGCTATACGTGGACGGCGACGTCGAGGGCTGATCGGGATACTCGCCGGGGCCGGGACGCTAGTCGGGACACCAATCGGGAGCATAAAAAGCAAAACCCCGCTGCAGCGTGCAGCGGGGTTTTGGGGATAAGAGCCTGACGATGACCTACTTTCACAGACGTCCGTCCACTATCATCGGCGCGAAGGCGTTTCACTGTCCTGTTCGGGATGGGAAGGAGTGGGACCACCTTGCTATGGTCGTCAGGCGTAAAGGGTTGCGCGGCGCGTGCGCTCGTGTGGGAGCGTTCGCGTCACGCCAATCTGGGAGAAGCACGCCTGGCGCGCTGTTGGCGCGGGCCAGGTCGAGGGTATTGGGGGGTGCTGCGTGGTACTGCTTGGTGTTGAATTCGGGTTGGGATTGCGGGCACATTCGCAAGCATCATGGCTTTATGCAAGCCGCTTGCTTTGGATGGTGCTGTCAACCATCAGGGTTATAGGATCAAGCCGCACGGGCAATTAGTATCGGTTAGCTTAACGCATTACTGCGCTTCCACACCCGACCTATCAACGTCCTGGTCTTGAACGACCCTTCAGGGGGCTCGAGGCCCCGGGATACCTAATCTTCAGACGAGTTTCCCGCTTAGATGCCTTCAGCGGTTATCTCTTCCGTACATAGCTACCCGGCAATGCCATTGGCATGACAACCGGTACACCAGAGGTACGTCCACTCCGGTCCTCTCGTACTAGGAGCAGGCTCCGTCAAGTATCCAACGCCCACGGCAGATAGGGACCAAACTGTCTCACGACGTTTTAAACCCAGCTCACGTACCTCTTTAAATGGCGAACAGCCATACCCTTGGGACCGGCTACAGCCCCAGGATGAGATGAGCCGACATCGAGGTGCCAAACACCGCCGTCGATATGAACTCTTGGGCGGTATCAGCCTGTTATCCCCAGAGTACCTTTTATCCGTTGAGCGATGGCCCTTCCATTCAGAACCACCGGATCACTATGTCCTGCTTTCGCACCTGTTCGACTTGTCAGTCTCACAGTCAAGCACGCTTATGCCATTGCACTATCAGCACGATTTCCGACCGTACCTAGCGTACCTTCGAACTCCTCCGTTACGCTTTGGGAGGAGACCGCCCCAGTCAAACTGCCCACCATGCACTGTCCCCAACCCGGATAACGGGCCAAGGTTAGAACCGCAAACAGACCAGGGTGGTATTTCAAGGTCGGCTCCACCGAATCTGGCGACTCGGTTTCCGCGCCTCCCACCTATCCTACACAGGCCGGTTCACAGTCCAATGCAAAGCTACAGTAAAGGTTCATGGGGTCTTTCCGTCTAGCCGCGGGTAGATTGCATCATCACAAACACTTCAACTTCGCTGAGTCTCGGGAGGAGACAGTGTGGCCATCGTTACGCCATTCGTGCAGGTCGGAACTTACCCGACAAGGAATTTCGCTACCTTAGGACCGTTATAGTTACGGCCGCCGTTTACCGGGGCTTCGATCAAGAGCTTGCACCCCATCACTTAACCTTCCGGCACCGGGCAGGCGTCACACCCTATACGTCGACTTTCGTCTTTGCAGAGTGCTGTGTTTTTAATAAACAGTCGCAGCCACCGATTCTCTGCGACCCCATCATGCTCAGCGCGCAGGCGCCTCACACTACCGGGGCATACCTTCTCCCGAAGTTACGGTATCAATTTGCCGAGTTCCTTCTCCCGAGTTCTCTCAAGCGCCTTGGAATATTCATCCCGTCCACCTGTGTCGGTTTGCGGTACGGTCTCGTACAGCTGAAGCTTAGAGGCTTTTCTTGGAACCACTTCCAATCACTTCGCGAGACATGCTCGCTCGTGCCACACCCTTGAGTCACGCGCCCGGATTTGCCTAAGCGCCCTCTCTAATGCAGCAACAGGGACATCCAACACCCTGATGATCTTCCGCAATCCGTCCCCCCATCGCACTGTACGATGGTGCTGGAATATTAACCAGCTTCCCATCAGCTACGCATCTCTGCCTCGCCTTAGGGGCCGACTCACCCTGCGCCGATGAACGTTGCGCAGGAAACCTTGGACTTACGGCGAGGGGGCTTTTCACCCCCTTTATCGCTACTCATGTCAGCATTCGCACTTCTGATACCTCCAGCAACCCTTACGAGTCACCTTCACAGGCTTACAGAACGCTCTCCTACCGCGTACACCCTAAAGTGCACACCCGCAGCTTCGGTTTATCGCTTAGCCCCGTTACATCTTCCGCGCAGGACGACTCGATCAGTGAGCTATTACGCTTTCTTTAAAGGATGGCTGCTTCTAAGCCAACCTCCTGACTGTCTAAGCCTTCCCACTTCGTTTCCCACTTAGCGATAATTCGGGACCTTAGCTGGCGGTCTGGGTTGTTTCCCTCTTGAGTCCGGACGTTAGCACCCGGTGCTCTGTCTCCCAAGCTGGACTTGCGGGTATTCGGAGTTTGCCATGGTTTGGTAAGTCGCCATGACCCCCTAGCCATAACAGTGCTCTACCCCCCGCAGTCATACTTGAGGCACTACCTAAATAGTTTTCGGAGAGAACCAGCTATTTCCAGATTTGTTTAGCCTTTCACCCCTATCCACAGCTCATCCCCTAGTTTTTCAACACTAGTGGGTTCGGTCCTCCAGCACGTGTTACCGTGCCTTCAACCTGGCCATGGATAGATCATCTGGTTTCGGGTCTACACCCAGCGACTAAAATCGCCCTATTCGGACTCGCTTTCGCTACGCCTTCCCTATCCGGTTAAGCTCGCCACTGAATGTAAGTCGCTGACCCATTATACAAAAGGTACGCCGTCACCCCACAAGGAGGCTCCGACTGTTTGTATGCATACGGTTTCAGGATCTATTTCACTCCCCTTCCGGGGTTCTTTTCGCCTTTCCCTCACGGTACTGGTTCACTATCGGTCGATCACGAGTATTTAGCCTTGGAGGATGGTCCCCCCATCTTCAAACAGGATTTCACGTGTCCCGCCCTACTTCTCTTACGCCTAGTTCCACGCATTGCATTTCGCCTACAGGGCTATCACCTGCTACGGCCGGGCTTTCCATCCCGTTCGACTATACAACGCGCTAAATCGTAAAGGCTCTTCCGATTTCGCTCGCCACTACTTTCGGAATCTCGGTTGATTTCTGTTCCTCGAGTTACTGAGATGTTTCAGTTCACCCGGTTCGCTTCCTGGAGCCTATGTATTCAGCCCAGGATACCGTCTCGCGACGGTGGGTTTCCCCATTCGGATATCTGCGGATCAATGCTTGTTTGCCAGCTCCCCGCAGCTTTTCGCAGGCTACAACGTCCTTCATCGCCTGTGATCGCCAAGGCATCCACCATATGCACTTAGTCGCTTGATCCTATAACGCTGATGGCTATAGAACTCTTCCAAGCAACCGTCTTGCTCTGACATGATACTTTGCGTTTGTGCCGTTCAAATTCACTTGAGTTTGAACTACTAATGCAATCACAACCCGTATTCAACGACGCATTTATCGCCATATCGATATCGCTATCAATACAGACAATAAACACACCGCCAATACTTCTCGTTGTGCTTCTTCCAGATTGTTAAAGAACGAATAAAACTGTCGAGTCAAAAACTCAACGATCAAGGCTCGTAAGCCATATCGAGGTATTTTTCGATATCGCTTCAAACACTGATCGTTGAACTCTTTCCGCGGACCCTTCGACGCTGCACCCGCCTCGTTTATCAAACAAGGCAATTGGTGGAGGTGAACGGGATCGAACCGATGACATCCTGCTTGCAAAGCAGGCGCTCTCCCAGCTGAGCTACACCCCCAGATAAAACCTTGGTGGGTCTGGTTGGATTCGAACCAACGACCCCCGCCTTATCAAGACGGTGCTCTAACCGACTGAGCTACAGACCCAATTCGCATCGGATCCGCTTTCGATCCAGTCTTAAACAACAACCGATAAGTGTGGCCGCTTGACAAACGCACGCGCTTGCTCTGAAAGGAGGTGATCCAGCCGCACCTTCCGATACGGCTACCTTGTTACGACTTCACCCCAGTCATGAATCCTACCGTGGTAATCGCCCTCCTTGCGGTTAGGCTAACTACTTCTGGTAAAACCCACTCCCATGGTGTGACGGGCGGTGTGTACAAGACCCGGGAACGTATTCACCGCGACATGCTGATCCGCGATTACTAGCGATTCCGACTTCACGCAGTCGAGTTGCAGACTGCGATCCGGACTACGATCGGGTTTCTGGGATTGGCTCCCCCTCGCGGGTTGGCGACCCTCTGTCCCGACCATTGTATGACGTGTGAAGCCCTACCCATAAGGGCCATGAGGACTTGACGTCATCCCCACCTTCCTCCGGTTTGTCACCGGCAGTCTCATTAGAGTGCCCTTTCGTAGCAACTAATGACAAGGGTTGCGCTCGTTGCGGGACTTAACCCAACATCTCACGACACGAGCTGACGACAGCCATGCAGCACCTGTGTTCCGGTTCTCTTGCGAGCACTCCCAAATCTCTTCGGGATTCCAGACATGTCAAGGGTAGGTAAGGTTTTTCGCGTTGCATCGAATTAATCCACATCATCCACCGCTTGTGCGGGTCCCCGTCAATTCCTTTGAGTTTTAATCTTGCGACCGTACTCCCCAGGCGGTCAACTTCACGCGTTAGCTGCGCTACCAAGGCCCGAAGGCCCCAACAGCTAGTTGACATCGTTTAGGGCGTGGACTACCAGGGTATCTAATCCTGTTTGCTCCCCACGCTTTCGTGCATGAGCGTCAGTGTTATCCCAGGGGGCTGCCTTCGCCATCGGTGTTCCTCCACATATCTACGCATTTCACTGCTACACGTGGAATTCCACCCCCCTCTGACACACTCTAGCCCGGTAGTTAAAAATGCAGTTCCAAGGTTAAGCCCTGGGATTTCACATCTTTCTTTCCGAACCGCCTGCGCACGCTTTACGCCCAGTAATTCCGATTAACGCTTGCACCCTACGTATTACCGCGGCTGCTGGCACGTAGTTAGCCGGTGCTTATTCTGCAGGTACCGTCAGTTACGCCAGGTATTAGCCGGCGCCGTTTCTTTCCTGCCAAAAGTGCTTTACAACCCGAAGGCCTTCATCGCACACGCGGGATGGCTGGATCAGGGTTGCCCCCATTGTCCAAAATTCCCCACTGCTGCCTCCCGTAGGAGTCTGGGCCGTGTCTCAGTCCCAGTGTGGCTGGTCGTCCTCTCAAACCAGCTACGGATCGTCGCCTTGGTGAGCCGTTACCCCACCAACTAGCTAATCCGATATCGGCCGCTCCAATAGTGCGAGGTCCGAAGATCCCCCGCTTTCCCCCGTAGGGCGTATGCGGTATTAGCTACGCTTTCGCGTAGTTATCCCCCGCTACTGGGCACGTTCCGATACATTACTCACCCGTTCGCCACTCGCCACCAGACCGAAGTCCGTGCTGCCGTTCGACTTGCATGTGTAAGGCATCCCGCCAGCGTTCAATCTGAGCCAGGATCAAACTCTTCAGTTCAATCTCTGTTTCGTACAACCCAAGGTCCATCGACCCGGGCTGTCTTTCGCTTAGCGCTCTCAAAGGAAGTGATAGAACCCAGACGATCTTGCGACCATCTGATTCCTGACACTTACTTCTGTGAGCACTTGATTTCTTCGGCCCCGGCCGCCGTGCGCTCGAACGTTACCGTCCAAACACCACACCGGCTCGGGCGCGCCTACATCCATCAAGCGCCCACACTTATCGGTTGTTAGTTTTTAAAGAGCAGTTCTGTTTGCTGTCACCGCGGCGCTCGGCTGGTTTGCTTTGCGTCGCTGCTGTGTCAGCAGCAGAGAAACGAGATTATGAAGGCTTTTTTTGGGGCTGTCAAATCAGCGTCGCTTTATTTTGCTTTGCCGCTTTGACCGCGGCGCTCGCGTTACCGCTCGCCCCGCCCTGCCCCTCCCCGATCCAACAGACATGCCGCCAAACCAGGGGTACCGACTTCTTCTCGCCCTTCGCTTCAGCAGCGAAGGGGCGCGACTATAGCACAGGAATTCGCGATGCGTGTGGCCATGCGGATGAAAGCGGCACCGTTTCAGATCGATGTAGGCGGCCTGCCCCCACAATGTCGATCCGATATACCCGCTGCCATTGTGTCTTGACACCGGGATGACCGTCCCGCATGCCGGGAGCGCCATCCGCGGCGCCGAGCAGGCAGCCCTGGAGACCCGCATGAGCACCCCCCGTTTGCCCCGTGTTCCTTTACTGGAACCCGCGCAGATGAGTCCCGAACAGAAGCGCATCCACGATGTGATCACTTCCGGGCCTCGCGGGCAGGTACGCGGCCCGCTCGCGGTGTGGCTGCATCGGCCCGCCATGGCTGAACATGCACAGGCGCTGGGCCAGTATTGCCGATACGAGACCAGCCTGCCCACCCGGCTGTCGGAATGGGCGATCCTGATCATGGCGCGCCATTGGCGTTCCGAGTATGAATGGTGGGTGCACAAGCCTCGCGCCATCAAGGCGGGCCTGGACGAGAGGATGGTGAACGCCCTGCGCGACGGCACGGCCATTCCCTATGCCCATGCCGATGAGGCGCTCGTCCACGAGTTCCTGACGGTGCTGCACGAGACGCGCCGGACGCCGCAGGACCTCTACGACCGGACGGTGCATGTGCTGGGTGAAGCCGGCGTGATCGACCTGGTGAGCATCGCGGGGTACTACACCCTGATCGCCATGACCCTGGGCGCCTTCGATATCCGGCCGCCGGAAGGCGAAAGCATCGAACTGGACGTATAGCGTGGACGTATAGCGTGGACGTATAGCGCTCGATGCCGCAAACCGGCGGACGGGGTGGCGCATCGCGGTTGACGCGCGCCGATCACCCGTGACCGACCACGGGTAACCGGCTGCCGGTATCGGACCACCCGTAATGGACTACCAGTAATAAAGGCTCATGGCATAGGCGCGATGCTGCTCGAATTCGCGCAGGGCCTGGGCTTCGGCGAGTTCTTCCGGGGAAGCCCCGATATCCAGGAGTTCCGCTTCGGTCAACTGGTGCAGCTTGAGCGAGGTGTCCGGGGTCGACCAGCTCTCCCAGAGCGCGATGAACGGGGCGGCGAAGAATGCGCGGACACCGCGCCATACACCGGCGCGCTCGACGGGCGCGGACGTCAGGGCGGCCACAGCGGTAGCGTTGTCGGACATGGGTTGCTCCTCATGAAAACAAGATTGGGGTTTGCACGAGCCATCTCGTCGCCCCACGCCGACAGGCGCGGCGGCCAGCGTATCCACGGACGGCGAGCACGCCGACGCGGTTGACAGGCGTACGGCAACAGGCGCCTGGGAGTCACCGCCTGCAATGGGACGGTTCCTCACGATCGGCGTATCCGCGGACGATGGCGGCGGTCCACCCTCTTTTTCAGATTTCTCCGACACGGGGTCGGGTCGATGTGACATATGAGCGCTCCTGCTCATGGCGGTCGGTCGCCACGTCGGTACCAGACGACCATGTGGCGCAAGGGTGGTTAGAATATTCAACCAACCTGGGGAGTGGAAGCCGTCATTTCTGCTCAGACTGGTTAGCCATACTTACCAGCTATCCTCATCCAGGAGCCCACCACGAGCCCACCACACGCCCGCCATGAGCCGCTTGCCCCTGAATACCCTGCCCGTCTTCCGCGCGGTGGCCGAAAGCCAGAACCTGCGCGCCGCCGCGGAGGCACTGCACTTGACGCATAGCGCCGTCAGCCAACAGATCCGCCTGCTGGAATCCCGCCTGGGACATGCGCTCTTCGATCGACGCGGCAGGCGTGTGGTGCTGAATGCCGCCGGCGCGGCCCTGCTGCGCAGCGTGCAAAGCGCATTGGCGGTGCTGGATGAAGGCGTGCAGGCGGCCGCGGCGGCGGCCGGCACCACGGAACAGCGCCTGCGCATCAGCGTCTTGCCGTCGTTCGCGCAGCGCTGGCTGCTGCCGCGCATGGGCCGCTGGCATCAGCGGCATCCCGGCCTGGCGCTGGAAATCGAGACCTCGCAGCGTGTCGTCGACCTTCAGCGCGACGGCTTCCATGCCGCGCTGCGCCAGGGCCTGGGGAGCTGGCCAGGCGTCGTCGCCGACCGCCTGTTCGACGGGTCGATGGCCATGATCGCGGTCGCCAGCCCGGCCATCGCCCGCCGCCTGGCGGGCGCGACGCCCGAGGACTATCTGCACGAACCGCTGCTGGGCGAAAGCGGCCTATGGGAACACTGGTTCGCCGCGGCCGGCATACGCGGCAAGCGGGGCAAGGTCACCCCGGTCGCGATATTCAACGATGCGGCGCTGCTGCTGTCGGCGGCGGAGCAAGGACTGGGACTGGCCGTGGTGCGCGAGCTGCTGGCGGCCGATGCGCTGCGTGACGGACACCTGGTCAGGCTGTCGCCCATCGCGATCGACCACGAAAGCGCGCGCGCCTATCACCTGGTGTATCCGCCCACGCTGGCCGACTGGCCGCCCCTGGCCGCGCTACGCGACTGGATACATGACGAGCTGTCCGTATCGCTGGCGGAGCTGGAAGCGTCACGCGCGGGCGGAAACGCGCATCAACTGGCGTCGAGCTCGGGATAGTGCCGGAAGATTCCGTCGCCATAAGGCAGGCGGCGTTCGCTGGACAGATAGTCCTTGAGCTCCGGCAAGGCGGCGACGCGTTCGTAAAGGCGCCTGACCTTGGGATACTGGCCCGCCAGCGTCGCCATGCGCTTGGGAAAGGCAAAGCGCAACCCGTCTATCAGCTGGAATAGCGACAGGTCGGCATAAGTCCATTTTTCACCGCCGGCCAGCCACAGGCCTTCGTGCACCAGGACGCGCTCGAACCAGGCCATGAACTTGGGGATGCGCTCCTCGCGGAAGTGCTTCGCGCGGCGCGCCGCCTCTTTCTTCTGGTCCTCGTAGTAGAGACTGTTGGCGATGGGGTGATGCACGTCGTGGGCTTCGGCGACCAGGTCGGCGATGGTCAGCTGTATCTGGTGCACCCAAAGCCGGCCGGCCAGATCCTGCGGCGCCAGTCCGTGCTTTTCTCCCAGGAACAGCAGGATGTTGGCGGTCTGCCCGACCGATACGCCTTCGCCGACCAGATACGGCGGCGCGAAGGGCGGATGATGATCGCGGGCCTTCATATCGCGCACGATGGCGTTGTCGCCGCCCGGTTCCCGCGCTCGATCCCGGTAGGAAATGCCGCCGGCTTCCAATGCAAGCCGGACGAACTCGCCGCGCCCGGGAATACCGTCCCAATACCAGAGATCGTAAGGTGTCATCGCTGCGTCTCCATTGAAGCGCGCAAGTTAGCAAACCGTGTACCCATCAATGATAGGCAGGATATGGCCAAGCTTGTACCGATCTGGTGGCAAATGCAAGGCAACGTGGACGAACCCAGGCGGGAAACGATGTGGTAGCGTGGTCACGCCGACATATCCGGTCGACGGCAATCCTTGCATCAAGGAGAGAACCATGAACGGTGTGATAAGCAATGCCTGGTGGGTACTCGTCGTGCGCGGCGTACTCGGAATCGCGTTCGGTGTGCTGGCGCTGGCCTGGCCGGTACTGACGCTACTGGTCTTGGTGGCGATGTTCGCCGCCTACGCGGTGCTGGGCGGCATCGCCGCGGTCGCCGGCGCATGGCGAGCCCGCGGGACGCCGGCGCGCGCGAGCGACACGTGGATGATCATCCTGTTGGGACTGGTGGCGATCGCCTGCGGCATCATCGCCATCATGTGGCCGGCCATCACGGCGCTGGCACTGGTGCTCATCATGGGTGTCAATGCCCTGGTGGCGGGCGTGCTGGACATCGTCGTCGCCGTGCGCCATCGCGACACGATCAAGCACACCTGGCTGCTGGTGCTGGCGGGCCTGGTGTCCATCGTGTTCGGCTTGGGCGTGGTGATCGTGCCTGGCGCCGGGGCACTCGCACTGGTGTGGATGATCAGCATCTATGCCATCGCAACCGGCATTCTGTTGCTGGCGATGGGCATACAGGCACGACGCGGCCAGGACATGGCGCGGCACGCGCCTGTGTAGGGTACGACGCGCGGCGCATTTCCCCGTGGCGCCGGCATATTTTTGTTGCAGCCATGGTGTTGCCCGCGGGGTATGCTTCGGCGTCCTCAACCTGCACCGCGCCAATGCGTTACCCCGCACTCCTTCCAGCCGACCTGCCCCCCCATCACCGGCCCCGCCACTGCGCCACCCGCGCGCGGGGATCCTGGCTCCGGCTCGCCGCCGCGCGGCCACTGCTGGCGCTTCTGCTGGGCCTGAACCTGTTCCTGGCGGCGGGCTGGACGCCGGCCCAGGCGCAGGCGCCCTCCGGCCAGCAGGAGATAGACAAGGCGCTGGATTCGGCCCGCAAGGACATGGAGGCGCTGCGCAAGAACCTGTCCGAACAGACCGACGACACCGAATTGCTCCGCCGCCGGGCCGCCGCGATCGATATCCAGTCCAAGGCGGACGCCATTGCCGACAAGCTCGCGCCCATCCTGACCTCGGTGCAGGCGCGCCTGACGGAACTGGGCCCCGCGACCGACACCGGCAAGGAGGCGCGCGACATCGCCGCCCAGCGGGCGGAACTGGAGAAAAACCGCTCGACGCTGGACGCGCAGATCAAGCTCGCGCGCCTGCTTTCCGTGGAGGGCGTGCAGACGGCCGAATCGATATCGACCATGCGCCGCTCGCAATTCCAGGCACGCCTGGGGGAGCG
It encodes the following:
- a CDS encoding class I SAM-dependent methyltransferase, giving the protein MNMRPYRPVVLSILKEREVRSVLDAPCGHGWLGRALQRQGGPQRPEIDGVCLYEEPVPNSGYRTFTEHDLNNPLDLPADHYDAVVCGEALHLLTNPGVALESFRAGLRKDGTLIVTTPNTWHMSSRLQYLFRGFHSGFRAAVGKKPGQYITYIPWSFNQLHVFLSHYGFVDITLHEVDEPKPRHFAERLVAIPAVLYGRGKQRRADSEEESQYWRQLASPQSLYGRWLVVSARLP
- a CDS encoding YchJ family protein; translation: MEQHVANPVKTCPCGTGKAYAACCGQWHRGPRHLQAPTAEALMRSRYSAYVLDLVDYVRDTWHPDTRPEHVDPNPAGLKWLGLDVRRHVVQDERHALVEFVARSRMQGKGQRMHEVSRFVRENGVWLYVDGDVEG
- a CDS encoding carboxymuconolactone decarboxylase family protein; the encoded protein is MSTPRLPRVPLLEPAQMSPEQKRIHDVITSGPRGQVRGPLAVWLHRPAMAEHAQALGQYCRYETSLPTRLSEWAILIMARHWRSEYEWWVHKPRAIKAGLDERMVNALRDGTAIPYAHADEALVHEFLTVLHETRRTPQDLYDRTVHVLGEAGVIDLVSIAGYYTLIAMTLGAFDIRPPEGESIELDV
- a CDS encoding LysR substrate-binding domain-containing protein; the protein is MSRLPLNTLPVFRAVAESQNLRAAAEALHLTHSAVSQQIRLLESRLGHALFDRRGRRVVLNAAGAALLRSVQSALAVLDEGVQAAAAAAGTTEQRLRISVLPSFAQRWLLPRMGRWHQRHPGLALEIETSQRVVDLQRDGFHAALRQGLGSWPGVVADRLFDGSMAMIAVASPAIARRLAGATPEDYLHEPLLGESGLWEHWFAAAGIRGKRGKVTPVAIFNDAALLLSAAEQGLGLAVVRELLAADALRDGHLVRLSPIAIDHESARAYHLVYPPTLADWPPLAALRDWIHDELSVSLAELEASRAGGNAHQLASSSG
- a CDS encoding glutathione S-transferase — translated: MTPYDLWYWDGIPGRGEFVRLALEAGGISYRDRAREPGGDNAIVRDMKARDHHPPFAPPYLVGEGVSVGQTANILLFLGEKHGLAPQDLAGRLWVHQIQLTIADLVAEAHDVHHPIANSLYYEDQKKEAARRAKHFREERIPKFMAWFERVLVHEGLWLAGGEKWTYADLSLFQLIDGLRFAFPKRMATLAGQYPKVRRLYERVAALPELKDYLSSERRLPYGDGIFRHYPELDAS
- a CDS encoding HdeD family acid-resistance protein, whose protein sequence is MNGVISNAWWVLVVRGVLGIAFGVLALAWPVLTLLVLVAMFAAYAVLGGIAAVAGAWRARGTPARASDTWMIILLGLVAIACGIIAIMWPAITALALVLIMGVNALVAGVLDIVVAVRHRDTIKHTWLLVLAGLVSIVFGLGVVIVPGAGALALVWMISIYAIATGILLLAMGIQARRGQDMARHAPV